The Xyrauchen texanus isolate HMW12.3.18 chromosome 4, RBS_HiC_50CHRs, whole genome shotgun sequence genome segment GTAATTATAAATGTATGGTTATATATTATCTccctatttgtttatttaaattattattattattattatgacttaTTCATTGATTTCTTTCTCAGATGGCAGTTTACCTGTGATGGTGCCGATGTGGGATTTGGCATCTATTTGAAGAAGAAGATGGGTGAGTGGATGAAGGCCGGTCAGATGAAGGAGATTGTGCCGAATCAGCGTTACAATGCACACCTGGTACCTGAGGATGGATCCCTCACCTGTCCAGAACCAGGAGTGTGTAAGTACAGAGTTACAGAGAAGACAATTCTATagcattacaattaaaattaaacttgCATGATTGaactaaaataaatgtactatCATGTATTTCTTCTTAGATGTACTACGATTTGACAACACTTACAGCATTTTCCAGTCCAAAACGGTCAGCTTTTCAGTGGAGGTCCTCCTACCTAGTAATGACAACCAATCAGGACCTTAAAAATGCAAGAATTGAAGACAGAATTGAAGACCAAACAAATAACAAGTAGCAACctataaaattatattgtataaagAATACTGCATTGTAGCATAACTAAAAACTTTGATCTGTGTTGTAGTTCataaatgaaatgtaataatGCTGCTCTCAGAAAAGAGGTGAGTATTAAATCAAACTGACCAATCACTGCAATAAAATCTTGTTTGAGAATAACCATCTACAGTATGATGGTGGGATGATATTTATGGTTCACTCATCAACATCCAATGATGCTATATTGTTCACCGGCATATCTGGATCCCAATTTCAGCCAATACGAttctttactttttgtttttccgAGATAAAGCTGTTATCAAGTTGATTTTTCAGAATTGAATTCCTTGATATTAATGAGGTATTTACTGTATCATTGTTATTAAGTGTAACAACTGTATTAAGAGTCACAAGACCCAAATGTTATGCTCAAAAGCATATagtgtatattatttgagctttcCCATGTGGATATTTCATGACTGCCTTAAATACTAGTTATTTCACCTGTTTTTCTCATTTATATTGGGAGCTCAGATAAGACTGAAGACTATTTTCCTCAGATTACCTAaggttaaattattttattttaatggtaaACACAAATATGTGAacttttaaaacacattgtttacaAAAAGATTATTAGATTATTATCAGGAATATTGCATTAATATTATTTACTAATTATGCATTAAAATATCAGAAAACATTATAGACCACATCTCATTTTCTTTCACTTTAAAGTAGAGTGTAATACAACCATTTATATGAGATAGAATTAagagtactaatatatatatatatatatatatatatatatatatatatatatatatatatatatatatatatatattacaatcttAATCTGTGCTTCAAAATCCATGCAGCACCAACAGCAACACAAACTACCACAGGACttgcctaaacacctgtttggTACTACAGTATGCACTGCAAAATGTTCCTgttccatgagatcattgtgtttataaaggttgattttgaggttaTTTCAgctaacatttaatattttttaaatgttgcaaatgtatgtagctaatgaaattaacatttcttttgagacaaaatacttgttattttcaaatcaaaacatttttcaataactATCAAATAAGTGAAAGAATAGTATTtagggtaaaaagcccccctttTGCTTGGGCTAAACTCCCcttttaaacacattgttttcatTAAGTGGAGGGAATGCATTTGTaatgaagaatgttcaaagtgggctcacattgactcatctGATCATtatagagattagtttgtttatagaatacttgagatgtaatgaaatgccaaatgtgattgaaatgaacaataAATCATGCACACTTTTTCTGAAGAGGTTATtctgaataagcattatcttaatttgttacttaaaaaataaaaacatcttacTGTCTTAAAAGTATTTGGGCTTTTGggcactgttgggcccttgagcaaggcccttgaacctatctgctccaggggcgccgtatcatggctgaccccagcttagctgggatatgtgaaaaataaataatttcaccatgtatatgcagaaatgtatgtataatgtgtgacaattggtcaaattaaaaattaaattaaattaaatgaaattaaattaaattaattaaattaaattatttgcatAAATTGACAAAatgtgccctataactattgccccgcTATCTACACTACATCaataaattatgttgctccatcaatattaaattaaaaaaaaaatgtttttccttaAGGTGTTTCTTTAGCAGTTGTATCCTACTGTTTATTTGCAGCCTGTCTGATGGCGCCATCTGTTGGTGAATTATCACAATAACACGGCATATCCATTCAATTGTTATGAACTAGTAGttgccgcacacacacacacacacacacacacacacacacacacacacacacacacacacacacacacacacacacacatatatatatatatatacacatacatatatataaatatatatatcaagtGGTAGTTGCACATCTGTCCATTAGAGGGGGCCATTGTAAACGTAAACACGAAAATTGCCAACGAACGAATTGATCACGTTTCAccacaaatttttttaaaaataaaataataataataatatatatatatatatatatatatatatatatatatatatatatatatatatatatatatatatatatatatattattattattattatttttattttatttttattttacttaccaTAAAACTACACGAAACTATTACATGTGTGTACCCGTTTTTAAAGTGACACTCCctcatattttcaaaattaacGAGCGCTTGTGACTAAACAAACCGCTCTACCTTAACGGTTAAAAACCCAAACGTTATTCATTTTTCAACTGAATCAAAGAGGGCTCTCTTCCTCATTAGGTGACGATTCGCACGCTGATTGGAGTTCCACAGGTCTCATGTTAATGAGGAGGCGTGGCTGTGGGGACTGAGTATGTGACGTCAACTCCCATTCCACAGAGAGTGAAACAAACATGGCGACAGAATGGAGTGGGAAAGGGTTCACGCTGACTTTAATGCTGTTAATTTATAGTGGAGTCTGTGCGAATGGAGCGGAATCTACGGGGAGCGACAGCCGGATCCTCGGCATGCGCCTGGAGAGGAGCGACAAGCCCGCCATGATCACCGATGATGGTATCCTACAGGTAACCGAGGAGAGTGACATCCTGCTCAGGTTCTACGGGCTGCAGATCAGCAATGACACTTGGACGCAGATTAAGTTCATGGAGCAGGGCGAGGACATCAGCGCTGACTTAAACAGGACTTGTGCTGACTTCACAAAAGACATCTCCATCAGGGCTAGTATGAGTGTCAGCAGCCAGGGCACATCAGGGGTGCTGGGGGTCAAAATTAAACCACTTAGGAAAAGCGAGTCCCAGAGGGATTATGGTGTGTGCATCAGACACAGCCAAGATGGAAAGTGGTACCTCCTGGGAGAACATGATGGAAAGTTACGGGTGGTGGAGGAGAAGTCGTCACTGCTTCCCATTTGGTTCCAGGTGATCTTGATCATTTGCCTTCTGGTGCTGTCAGGTATGTTTAGTGGGTTGAATCTGGGTCTCATGGCTTTGGACCCCATGGAACTGCGAATCGTGCAGAGTTGTGGCACGGATAAAGAAAAGAAGTATGCACGTAAGATCGAACCCATTCGGAGGAAAGGGAACTACCTGTTGTGCTCGCTTCTCCTTGGAAACGTATTGGTCAACACCACACTGACCATCTTGCTGGATGATCTCATTGGCTCTGGTTTGGGTGCTGTGGTGGCATCAACCATAGGCATTGTCATCTTTGGTGAGATTGTTCCTCAGGCCCTCTGCTCTCGCCATGGCTTGGCAGTGGGTGCCAATACCATCCTTGTCACCAAGTTCTTCATGCTTGTCACCTTCCCATTGTCCTACCCCATCAGTAAGCTCCTAGATTGTGTGCTGGGCCAGGAGATTGGCACTGTATACAACAGAGAGAAGCTGGTGGGGATGCTGAAGGTGACTGAGCCATACAACGACCTGGTGAAAGAGGAACTCAACATGATACAAGGAGCTCTGGAGTTGAGGACTAAGACGGTGGAGGACATTATGACCCCACTTAATAACTGCTTCATGATCAACAGTGACGCTGTCCTGGACTTTAACACCATGTCTGAGATCATGGAGAGCGGGTACACCCGCATACCTGTTTATGAGAATGAACAGACCAATATCGTGGACATTCTCTTTGTGAAAGACCTGGCGTTTGTGGACCCAGACGACTGCACTACGTTGAAGACCATCACTAAGTTCTACAACCATCCAGTACACTTTGTCTTTCATGACACCAAGTTGGATTCCATGTTGGAGGAGTTTAAAAAAGGTATGTCACCTTTGTCATGGGGTTATTCAGAGTTGGAAcagatttaaagaaatagttcactcaaaaatgaaaattctctcatttattcaccctcatgccatcccagatgtttatgactttttttttctgtagaacacaaatgaagatatttagaagaaaatctcagctctgtaggtcaatacaatgcaaatgaatggtggctggaactttgaagctccaaaaagcacataaatgtagcacAAGCGTGGTAGTGgtgtagtaggctaaagcacataactggtaatcagaaggtcactggttcgatccccacagccaccaccaatgtgtccttgagcaaggcacttaactccagggtgctctggggggattgtccctgtaataagtgcactgtaagtcgctttggataaaagcgtctgccaaatgcataaatgtaaatgtaattaagcataatccacatgactgcattggttaaatccatgacttcagaagtgatatgataggtgtgggtaggAAACGGATCAAAATTTAGGtccgtttttactataaatctccaccagCTCCACACaaagaatttgaatcaccaaaaaacaaaagaagatgtgaaagtgaaagtggagatttacagtaaaaaaggagtttaatattgatctgtttctcgtcCACTGCATTGATATCACTTcttaaaacatggatttaaccactggagtcatatggattacttttatgctgcctttatttgctttttggagcttcaaacttctggccaccattcacttgcattgtattgaccaacaAAGCTGTTTGTCacactccaaaaaaatatttagccTATTTGTAAGATTTTGGATTTCAGttgaattgtgtaatctttaacaaaattaaattaatgaaacttATTCAAGTTAAGcttgttatgaaattaaatgtgttaatcgtaAGAATAGattcaaatatgtttttgagtgtagaatgacagcctcagtcaccatctgCTTTTTTTTGCTTGGAATAATTatgtaacatctccttttttgtttcaaTTTAGAAAGCAtgtgggtttgtaacaacatgaggttgagtaaatgatgacaagcaTTCTTTCCTTGCAGCATCATTCACACATATCAGCGATATTCATGAGGTGTAGCGAGTAACAGTACAGTAGGAAGGAGGAGTAtcatcagtgatgtcacttttagAGAGTTTGTATCTCTCCTCTCTAATCTTAATTGGTCCTACTCCTAGGTTGGAAAACACACATCCTCTCTCCCTTTGGGCATTTCTCTCCTCCACTGACTGTCAAGGTCAGTTGTCTCGCCTCCCTTGTATTGTGTCACTTTGTCCCACACATTGTTTTGGGAGGCTGTTTTCCTGTTGTTCTGAATCccatgtgaatttctttctttcagtGGATCATAATGCTAGGtagaatattagggactgacagcctcagttaaatggtgactaaggctgtcgtTCTGCCCAATATTTCCTTTCATATTCCCCAGAAGAAAGAAATGAACATAAGGGAACAACATAAGTGTGCgtaaattatgactgaattttcatttttggatgaactattgctTAGTCTGTAAAGTCTACATGAAACTAACAGGCAGGGGCTACATTAGGGCGGAACGGACCACCTCAAAAATCCCAATTCTTATGTGTATGATTTTTTGCTTACATTTcctttcattaaaataataactTCCTCTCCCCCAAAATTACTTCcttttttttggttttacattACCAAGCCCactgtcacattatggaagtaaaatgggttgtgaaaatAATTTCACGTTTTATTTTTTGGCTAAGAAAAAGTGTTAAAAGTGTATAGGATGTATTTTTAGATGATGAATTGCACCATTGTTTTTTCACAGGCCCTATTGAAAGTATGTCTAAGCAAAAATATTAAAGCCATGTGTAAAATATCTGACATTTAACATGACTAAACTGTGTTTAGCTGATCATGTGTTTGTTGTTATTACAGCAGTCATGCCCATGACACTATgactttgtattctgcagaacacaaataaggatttttagaagaatatctcagctctgtaggtcctcacaatgcacgtgaacggtgaccaaaactctgaagctctaaaaagcagaaaggcagcataaaagtaatccatacgatttcAGTGGTTactcaatgtcttcagaagaaatatgatagttgtagttgagaaacagatacatatttaagtcctttttaactatacatctccacctttgaccagctccAATCAGTAGGtagcgatatgcacgaagaatgaaaatcgccaaaaaacaaaagacaaagaatgtggaagtgaaagtggaaatttatagtaaaaaaaaaaaagagcttttattgatctgtttcttacccacacctatcacagtgcttctaaagacatggattaatccactggagacTTTTGGATtactatgaagctccaaaaagcacaaaggccaCCAATCacctgcattatatggacctacagaggtattctttaaaaaatatttgtttgtgttctgcagaagaaaggcagtcatacacctctgggatggcctgagggtgagtaaatgatgagataattttcatttttgggctaactattcctttaagactagcAACCAGTCAACAGAAGCTGTTTAGCCACTTGTTGTATCCATATGTGGTCTATAACAGTTTTTGTCAGTGGGTGACTTTGAAAGTGTAATTATTACATCAGGCTGTGGAATGAAACTGCGTTTGCTGTCTCTTGGTTTAGGATGAGGAAATCATCAATTATGCCATTTGTTTCTTGAGTTGCATTTTTAACTGTTATTTTGCAGGTTGTCATTTATATGCGGTTAAATGTTGGAGGCTAATTGTAGGCTACTGCATTTTAGACAGTGGTATCACTGCTCTAAATAGGctgtgtttggaatggaatactagtgtTCTGCTATAATTGcctacaatttctttttttaacactaaagcaaaatgttaacctcagtcaccattcacttatattgtatagaaaaagattcaatgaaagtaaatggagactgaggcaaacattctgtttTGCATCTCCTTTtttgctccatggaagaaaggaagtcgtacaggtttggaacaacatgggctATGCCACTATGTTTTCATCGGGCTAGAGGGCATAGCCCATTTCCCAGCCTTCACCAGTATTCAAAACAGCATCACACTGTGGGGTGTTGGTCAGGTTAGCTCTCTAGCTCAGACACACTGACAACAGTCAGAAAGAATTAAGATGAGATGCGACATGAGCTTGTCTGTTTTGAAGCACTTCCTGTTCCTTATGCTGAAGTCTTATCTTACTGCACTGATAATCTTCCTTTCATCGTGCATTTGCCGGTGATGTGCCACTGGTCATGCCTAGTTTTTGGGTTGGACTTCTACTTTTGTTGAACTGTATCAAATTGTTTTAGTTATGTGTTAGTATTCGGGGCCAATTACAATATAATTATAAAGTTATTAAGAGGAGAAGCCTCATGTTTCTGTTCAACCCATGCTACTTCATGTTGTTTTGGTCAGTGGTCGGTTGTCCAAAGTGGATTTGGCCAACTCCCTGTCGGTATTGTCATGTCATAAGCCTCTCCGTATTCTAATAGGATCACAGTCTGTTGGGTTTCTGTGCAGGCGTTCATGAATCTGGCTACAGTGTCACAAATACACTACTCTCAACCTGTCCCTCACTTCCTGTCATGCAGTGGATTGATTCATGCTGACTGTGCATCTGatggtttttgtgtgtgtgtgtgtgtgtttgtgtgttagaggCTAAGACGCAGTACTGGCTCTGTTGACAAAGGAGCAGGCAGTTTTCtttgtagggatgcaccaatccgatacctggatcggtatcagctCTGATACTAAAGTTTTAGACAGATCCAGTATCGGTCCGATGAGCCCTATCCACGTCCGATACCGTGTTAgtttctgtcaagctccaaaactgactgaaaagcaccattaaagtagccCATatgccacttgaagatgtgcaatagctgtgtgaatcacaaaaggctgtgtttgatatgtaaatatacagtatagtatgcATGGGCAgcgcgttagtgaatggtgctacTTTGCTGACACACGTACATAGCATGTGTAGGCTGGTAAGGCAGTCGCGGCTATTTTCAGCCCTCATAGCTTGCGGCTATTTTCATATTTGAGccctactcacgaacaacatctcagatgtagatgctcaatagttcggttcacttataatatgcatttagaatggcagcagaggagcattttaccagaatttgaataagaagcgaattaaacgtctgtgaactagcccacatacagacacttacaggacttcttGGAGTGTGccatctttcaaaataaaagcctgcatgttttaaaatgaaaggtGCAAGactgaaatatattactgttgtattctAAAATTCCAAAAgtaaataaagataataataatttattattattattattatttttacaaattataacaacATTGAAAAGAAAACTAGCGTCATTTCTTCTGAAGGCTTAGACTGGAATCTCTGTTAATTTGCTGCAATCTCCAGCAGACTAGAttacaataaagtttttctttatAGGCTATAcgtttataatgaaataatgttaGAAGTTTgtgatattctaaactgattatgaaaaaaacaacactggtattggaaTTGTTATCGGCTGATACTGAGATATCCTAATCAAATCGGAGGAGAAAAAGtgggattggtgcatccctagttcatAGTCAATGGCAATTGCAGAAGCCCCTAATTCTCCCTCCAACTCTATACTTCATGcagattaaaatgtatattaaacaaaagaaaaggagaaatatacatgtatatctaaaaaaaaacacatttctacTACTGTGTGTCCTCACAGTAGGTCGAGGTTAATTAAAACAATATGCTTCTTTTAAAAGTTTACACAGCTGTGTCCGTACAATATCAGACATTTATAAAATCAGGCAaagagaccggggctagttgtcacattggGAAGTTGTCAAAAGTCCAATTCGCCAAATGTGATTTCTTGATTGCTGAGGTTTTGCGTGTTGTTTTTAACACCTCAAAACCCTCTTTTGATTTTGTCAGTTTTGTGAATTCAACTCTCCAAAGTAAATTTTCCATATCATCATACTTTTAGCCCTAGAAATGAAGCACACAACCGGTAAAAAGTTTTGAAAACCTTGactaaaatgtttctcatgatcttaaaaatcttttttgatctgaaggcgtaaacttaaatgtttgaaattagttttgtagacaaaaatattattataccaccatattaatttatttcattttaaaacaaaaatgtaataaaaaaaaaaaaagattttgaaatcgatgacttggaccaaataataaagaaaagcagccaataagtgcccaaaatAGATGGGAacaccttcaatactgtttaaaaagcatcccagggtgatacctaaagaagctggttgagaaaatgtcaagagtaaatttctgcaaaatctaggcaaagggtgacaactttgaagatgctaaaatataacacagttttgatttattttggattttgttcagtcacaacataattcccatagttccatttatattattccatagttttaatgactttactattattctaaaatgtgaaaaaaaaatttatacaaataaaatgataataaagaatgagttttTCAAAACCTTTGTTTTACAGTTTTACCTTTACCTTTACCTTTGTTTTACCTTTGTTAACAGTGtatataaacttaaaatgtagcAGTTCTGTATGTTTTGGCCAATTAAGGTACTGAATAATTAGTGAATTAATGTGGCTAGCAGGGCGGGGCCGAGCGGCGTCtgggcagggcggggccgggaagAAGTGAATGAaatccacctgtgtgccacaccggtctcgcgTCCAGTGGGGGCGGCGGGAGTATttgaggagaggagacagcggcagacgagagagagatgcatgaagcTGTCTGCGTGTATCTGCGTGTCAGTGTGGTGTTGCTGAAAAGCAGCCTTATTGTGTgcgactgaaaagtgcaacaataaatgtctatgtgtttttTCAAGCTGGCCCCAGCTTGCTCCTTTCCAtaattgttacattggtgctgaagcccaggaaggaggaagGACACGCTGTCAAGGAGTCCTTCCCGCTGACTGAGGATCGTGATGCCGAGTGTGTGCTCGATCCGGTGGCTCTGGAGGAATGCATCAACCGGCAACCGAAAGGGATGGCTgaggggtccagtgccatcggCCAGTGTCGCAGACGGAATCACGGCAGCGAATTGAGGGCCAGTCGACAGCATGTCCGGGCCAGcgagtcagtctctctctcctctctcctctctgctTCCTCCTCTCTCCCTCATCCTGTTCCCACTCCCAGGCATGTGGGGGTCGGATCCTGAGAGCTTCACGATGCATCAACACTCCCTCCCTAGAATTGGTGAGAGGGGAGTGGGTGGTAATGTCACAGGCCGGAGAATTCCCCAACCTGAGTTTGGCGATGGGGATATGTGGCGAGCAGGGCTGGGCTGAGCagcgtctgggcagagcgaggccgggaagataagtggtaaATGAGCTCCACCTGTGTACCACACTGGTCTCGCATTCCAGTGAGGGCCAGCGGGAGTATTTGAGGACAGGAGACTACGTGTTTTGTCAAGCCGGCCCAGTTTCTGTCCACGACGGCGGGGGATGGCACTGGACCCTTTAGCCATTCCTTCCGGTTGCTGGTTGATGCGGGGCTCCAGCGCCACCAGATCGAACACTAACCTCGGCGTCGTGACCCCCAGCCAGCAGCGACGACTCCTTGGATGCCGCATCCTTCCTcctcgggtttcggcaccagtgtaatgtttAAAGATGGGAAAGGAAGAAGCTGGGGCCAGCTTGACAAAACACGTAggcatttattgttgcacttttcagtcggTCACAATAAGGCTGCTTTTCAGCAGTGCACAAAAGGTTTGATTTTCAGCAACACCACACTGACACGCAGATACATGCAGACAGCTtcaagcatctctctctctctcatctgccaGTGTCTCCTCTACTCAAATACTCCTGCTGCACCGAACTGGAACACGAGACCGTGGagatcattcaccacttatcttcccggcctcacTCTGCCC includes the following:
- the LOC127634871 gene encoding metal transporter CNNM4-like is translated as MATEWSGKGFTLTLMLLIYSGVCANGAESTGSDSRILGMRLERSDKPAMITDDGILQVTEESDILLRFYGLQISNDTWTQIKFMEQGEDISADLNRTCADFTKDISIRASMSVSSQGTSGVLGVKIKPLRKSESQRDYGVCIRHSQDGKWYLLGEHDGKLRVVEEKSSLLPIWFQVILIICLLVLSGMFSGLNLGLMALDPMELRIVQSCGTDKEKKYARKIEPIRRKGNYLLCSLLLGNVLVNTTLTILLDDLIGSGLGAVVASTIGIVIFGEIVPQALCSRHGLAVGANTILVTKFFMLVTFPLSYPISKLLDCVLGQEIGTVYNREKLVGMLKVTEPYNDLVKEELNMIQGALELRTKTVEDIMTPLNNCFMINSDAVLDFNTMSEIMESGYTRIPVYENEQTNIVDILFVKDLAFVDPDDCTTLKTITKFYNHPVHFVFHDTKLDSMLEEFKKGKSHLAIVQKVNNEGEGDPFYEVLGLVTLEDVIEEIIKSEILDESDLYTDNRNRKKVAHNKNKRDFSAFKYESESKVKISPQLLLAAHRFLATEVNLFSQSQISEKILLRILKHPDVIQEIKFNENDKRSPQHYLYQRGKPVDFFILILQGRVEVEAGNENMKFETGPFSFYGVTALSAPTLEFRSPSYISGLNRSASLSHTDRPELQSVSGSNTQLNSAASPQYTPDFNVRALVDLQIVKITRSQYQNGLVASRLDSSPQSPDSGHTRVENSTSSAPLLSIENMLTLTDGPDETTSLLNEQNCLPSRQANHNSHN